CTTCTCCAGCACGGTGACATCGGTGGAGTACCCGGTCTTGGTCTTCTTCTGGGGCGGCAGGCCGAGCACATCGAAGAGCAGCTCCCGGACCTGCTTGGGCGACTGGAGGTTGATCCGCTCGCCGGCGACCTCGGCGATCTCGTCCTCGATCTCCCCGATACGCTGACGGAGCCCCTCCTCAAGGTCAGTAAAGATCTGCTCCTCCACCCCCAGTCCGCGCTCCTCCATAGCGGCGAGCACCGGACAGAGCGGCAGATCGACGTCCTCCATCAGGCGATCCAGCCCCGCCTCCTCCAGCTGGGGCTGCAGGTCGCCGTGGAGCCGCCAGATCCGGTCGGGGTAGAGCTCCCCCTCCCCGGCGGAATCGAGCAGCGCCGGGAAGGTGGCGGCGGCGCTGTCGGGGTGCAGCAGATAGTGGGCCACCCGGGCGTCCCACACACGGTCCGCCGACAGCGGCGCGTCGGGGAAGGCGTGGCACCAGGCCTTGTACCTGGGGAGCAGCAGCGTTCCGTCCTCCAGCCAGGCCGTGAAGGCCTCCCGATCCGCTCCGGCCAGCGGCCCCCGCCGATAGCGACCGTCCTCGGCGCCCAGGAGGTATTCCAGGCCCTCCCCGTCGGTTCGGGGGGAACGGGAGGGATCCCAGGTCAGGGCGAGGCGCGGCGCCTCCAGCAGCTCCTGCAGGGAGGCCTCGCGGCGTTCCGGGCCGTCGGCCGCCCCGGCGCTCCTCTCGATGGCGATGACATCGCCCCGGAAGAGACGGTCCTGCAGTTTGCCCAGACCCAGCTGGCGGCAGAGCGAGGAGAGACTGTCGGCTGCGGCGGCCCTGGGGGTCATGTCGGCGAGCTCCAGGGGCTCGTCCTCGCGCAGGGTGACGAGCTCGCGGCTCTCGAAGGCCTGGTCCTTCCCCGCCTCCAGCTTCTTCCGCTGCGCCGGGGTGCACTCGTCAAGGTGGTCGTAGATCTCTTCCAGGCGGGGGTGCCGCCCGAGGAGCTTCCGGGCGGTCTTGTCGCCGATCCCCTTGATGCCCGGCACATTGTCCACGCTGTCGCCCACCATGGCCAGGTAGTCCCGCATGCTCTCCGGGGCGAAGCCGTACTCCTCCCGGAAGGAGGCCCGGTCGAAGAGGGTGAAGGTGGAGACGCCCTTTTTGGGCCGGAGCACCTGGATCCCGTCGCCCAGGATCTGCAGCAGGTCCTTGTCGGCGGTCAGCACGACCATGCGGTTCTCGCCACCGGCGAAACGGTGGGCCGTGGCGGCGATGACGTCGTCGGCCTCCACGCCCTGCCGGATCCAGACGGGGAAACCCATGGCCTCCACCAGCTCCTCGATCAGGGGGATCTGGACGGTGAGCTCCTCGGGGGTAGGGGCACGCCCCTCCTTGTAGGCCGCGTACTGCTCGCTCCGGAAGGTGGGGCCTTTGGCGTCGAAGATCACGGCGGTGTAGTCGGGACGCCACTCCTCCAGCACCTTGAGAAACATATTGGAAAACCCCAACACGGCGTTTGTGGGGGTGCCGTCGGGGGCGTTGAGCTCCGGGAGGGCGTAGAAGGCCCGGTAGGCCAGTCCGTGCCCGTCGACCAGGAGGATCAATGGATCGGCCATTCTCTGTTCACATCCTTTCCTGTGCCTGTCTTTACGATATAATGCCCTTCGACGAAGGCACATTCCGCCTCCCGGGTCTCCCGGGACGGGCGTATCCTACGGAGGTATGACCATGACGACACCGGTACGCGTACGATTTGCCCCCAGCCCCACCGGGGCGCTCCATATCGGGGGCGCCCATACGGCGCTTTTCAACTGGCTCTGGGCGCGCCACAGCGGCGGCTCCTTTGTTCTGCGCGTGGAGGACACCGACCGCGAACGCTCCACCACCGAATACGAGAAGACCATCATCGAGGGGATGCGGTGGCTCGGCCTGGACTGGGACGAAGGCCCCTACACCGGCGGCGACCACGGCCCCTACCGCCAGTCGGAGCGGCAGGAGATCTACCACCGCTACGCCGAACAGCTCGTGGCTGAGGGCAAGGCCTACCGCGAGGGTCCGGCCGTCATCTACAGGGTGCCCAGGGGCGAGCGGATCACCGTGGAGGACAAGGTCTACGGCGACATCGATTTCGAGAGCGACACGCTGAAAGACATCGTGCTGATCAAAAGCGACGGCTCCCCTACCTACAACTACGCCGTGGTCGTGGACGACTATACCATGAATATCACCTACGTGATCCGCGGCGAGGACCACGTGCTCAACACGCCGAAGCAGATCCTCCTCTACCGGGCCCTGGACTGGCGGCTGCCGGTCTTCGCCCATCTGCCGATGATCCTGGGTCCGGACAAGAAGAAGCTCTCCAAACGGCACGGGGCC
This DNA window, taken from Synergistales bacterium, encodes the following:
- a CDS encoding DNA polymerase I, giving the protein MADPLILLVDGHGLAYRAFYALPELNAPDGTPTNAVLGFSNMFLKVLEEWRPDYTAVIFDAKGPTFRSEQYAAYKEGRAPTPEELTVQIPLIEELVEAMGFPVWIRQGVEADDVIAATAHRFAGGENRMVVLTADKDLLQILGDGIQVLRPKKGVSTFTLFDRASFREEYGFAPESMRDYLAMVGDSVDNVPGIKGIGDKTARKLLGRHPRLEEIYDHLDECTPAQRKKLEAGKDQAFESRELVTLREDEPLELADMTPRAAAADSLSSLCRQLGLGKLQDRLFRGDVIAIERSAGAADGPERREASLQELLEAPRLALTWDPSRSPRTDGEGLEYLLGAEDGRYRRGPLAGADREAFTAWLEDGTLLLPRYKAWCHAFPDAPLSADRVWDARVAHYLLHPDSAAATFPALLDSAGEGELYPDRIWRLHGDLQPQLEEAGLDRLMEDVDLPLCPVLAAMEERGLGVEEQIFTDLEEGLRQRIGEIEDEIAEVAGERINLQSPKQVRELLFDVLGLPPQKKTKTGYSTDVTVLEKLAALPGGEVPKMMLEHRELAKLLSSFVHPFMKARNPETGAIHSTFEHTVTGTGRLSSTGPNVQNLPLFGEWARRFRKGLVPRDRDRLFVAADYSQIELRILAHLCRDERLIEAFAAGRDIHRETAASVFSKASREVTPEERRMAKVVNFGLLYGMTAFGLAGRLDVPQSAAQDIVDRYFAAFPSVRAYMDESAEESRKRGHTVTLFGRRRPLREVSTVEGRGAGAIKRVAINTPIQGSAADITRLAMVEVFHRLCRGREGVDMVLQVHDSLVLEVAPDLADQVERDLCRIMEAAADLAVPLVAEPKRGQSLADV